The genomic DNA TTGCCGGAACCCCAAGAGCTGGGCGGCAATTCGACCGGATCGCCGACAAACCCCTCGGCGGTGGCCTGGGCCAGGGTGCCGACTCGTACGCCCGCCTCGGGCAGCGCCCGCAGCACCCGCTCCAGCCACGCCGGGCCTTCGTACCACCAGTGCCCGAACAGCTCGGTGTCGAAGGCGGCTACCACGTGGGCGGGGCGGCCGATCCGCTCACTCTCGCTGATCAGCCGACGGCGCACGATCTCGACGAAGTCGGCCACATGGTCGTCGACCGCCGCGGAAGCGCGGTTGGGGTCATAGGGCGCCTTCTCCTGCGAGGGCACGTTGCGGCCGGTGACCCGGGCCGGCTTGAGGCCGGTGGTGTGGTCGTAGGTGTGGAAGTCGCGGTAGGCGGCATGCCCCGGATAGCCCGACTTCGGCGACCACACCCGGTAGCTGACCTGCAGATCGCGCCCGAAGGCGACCACGTCGGAGCCACCCACCGGACGGCCCAGCGCGGTGTCGCCGTGCAGCGACGGGCCGTCGACCATGAAGTGCCGCACTCCCGCAGCGGCGTAGAGCTCCTCCATGCCGGGCGCGTAAGCGCACTCGGGCGCCCAGATGCCGGCGGGGGTGTGGGCGAAACGTGCTGCGGCGTCGGCCAGTCCCTCCCGCAGGGCGAACTCGCGCAGCCGCGGCGCGAGCAGCGGCTGGAAGGGGTGCGCCAGCGGCCCGCCCAACAGCTCGACGGTGCCGGTGTCGATCAGGGCGCGCAGCGCGGGGGAGGCGCCGTGGCGCCAGTGCACCTCGAAATCGTCCAGCGCGCGGTCAGCCTCGTCGTGTTCCCGGAAACCGAAGGCACGCAAGCCATCCCGATCACGCAGGGTGGTGGCCTCCAGGCCACGCAGCCGCCAGTTGGCCAGCCAGTGGTGCATACCCGACAAGCTGTACGGGTCATCGAGCTGCGCGGTGACCACCGGCGTCAGGCCCAGCGTCAGCAGCCCGGAGCGACCCTCGTCGGCCAGCGTCCGCAACACCCGGAGTAGCGGCAGGTAGGACGCCGCCCAGGATTGATAGAGCCACTCCTCGCCGACGGGCCAACGGCCGTGGTGGGCGAGCCAGGGCAGGTGCGTGTGCAGGACCAGGGTGAACAACCCGGGTGCGGGCTGTGTCACGGCCGCACCGCAATCGCCACCAGATCGAGGCTCGTGTCGATGTCGCACGCGCCTGTGTCCAGGAGATCAAAATGGGCGGTGCTGACGGCGGCGACGTCGGCCAGCAATTCGTCGGACCACGGCGCGTCTGCCAGCGCGCGGGCAATCTGCGCGTCGATGATGGATCCGCCGTGCCGGGCGTCCAGCTCGCGCAGCGCGGGGCCGTGGAACACCCCGAGCATCGACTCCATCCGGAACCCGCCTGCGACCAGCAGTTCGGTCAGCTCGGCGGCGTTGAGCTCGCGGGTGTGGAACGGGTTGAGAGGCGTATCGCGGCCGGGGGAGAAGGTGATGCGGTTGGGCGTCGACATCAGTAGCAGGCCACCGGGTCGCAACACGCGCGCACACTCGTCGACAAACTGTGACTGATCCCACAAGTGCTCGATCACCTGGAAATTGACCACAACATCGACCGAGGCGTCGGGCAGGGGGAGCTCGGCCAGATTGCCGCGGACCGCGCGGACGCGGGGGTAGCGGCCCTGCACGTGCAGCACCGCCGACTCGTCGTAATCGACACCGATCACCGAGCGCGCCACCGCGGCCAGAAGATCAGCGCCGTAGCCCTCGCCGAAGCCGGCTTCGAGCACGTCACGCCCTACGCACCGGTTGGTCAGTCGCTGGTACACGACCTCGTGTCGACGGAACCAGTAGTTCTCGACGTCGAGGCCGGGCACGGTCCGTTCCCCCGTGAGCGCCAGCCCGGCGTCGGGGGTAGAACCTGTTCCAGTTGCGGCGTCACGTCCGGCGCCGTCGGCGACAAAGGAGCTCATTGGAAGGCAGGCTAACCCGAAGCTCACCCGATCCCTAGCCTTCGCAGTTCGGCCAAGGGTGCGGGGGGTGAGAACTCGCTGGACGACGCGCTATGGTGAACGAACGGACCACCATAAGTTACTGAGTAGTAACATTGCGGGTGGGACGAACCCAGGCTGTAGGCACAAGGCTCCTTCAGGTCGTTTCGACGCCCCGGAGGCCCGTCAAGGAGGACGAAACAGAGTCATGACGAACATCGTGGTCCTGATCAAACAGGTCCCTGACACCTGGTCGGAGCGCAAGCTGTCCGAGGGTGACTGGACCCTCGACCGGGAGGCTGCCGACGCGGTACTCGACGAGATCAACGAGCGCGCCGTCGAGGAGGCGCTGCTGATCAAGGAGAAGGAAGGCGGCGACAGTACGGTCACCGTTCTGACCGCCGGCCCCGAGCGCGCCACCGAGGCCATCCGCAAGGCCCTGTCCATGGGCGCCGACAAGGCGGTCCACGTCAAGGACGACGGACTGCACGGCTCGGACATGGTCCAGACCGGCTGGGCACTGGCCCGCGCGCTGGGCACCGTCGAGGGC from Mycolicibacterium tokaiense includes the following:
- a CDS encoding 1,4-alpha-glucan branching protein domain-containing protein, translated to MTQPAPGLFTLVLHTHLPWLAHHGRWPVGEEWLYQSWAASYLPLLRVLRTLADEGRSGLLTLGLTPVVTAQLDDPYSLSGMHHWLANWRLRGLEATTLRDRDGLRAFGFREHDEADRALDDFEVHWRHGASPALRALIDTGTVELLGGPLAHPFQPLLAPRLREFALREGLADAAARFAHTPAGIWAPECAYAPGMEELYAAAGVRHFMVDGPSLHGDTALGRPVGGSDVVAFGRDLQVSYRVWSPKSGYPGHAAYRDFHTYDHTTGLKPARVTGRNVPSQEKAPYDPNRASAAVDDHVADFVEIVRRRLISESERIGRPAHVVAAFDTELFGHWWYEGPAWLERVLRALPEAGVRVGTLAQATAEGFVGDPVELPPSSWGSGKDWQVWAGEQVADLVQLNAEVVDTALVTVDKALEQAGTPGMQPARDRVADQILRETLLTVSSDWPFMVSKDSAADYARYRAHLHAHATREIAGALASGRRDAAARLAQNWNRADGLFGALDARRLPRRVP
- a CDS encoding class I SAM-dependent methyltransferase, producing MSSFVADGAGRDAATGTGSTPDAGLALTGERTVPGLDVENYWFRRHEVVYQRLTNRCVGRDVLEAGFGEGYGADLLAAVARSVIGVDYDESAVLHVQGRYPRVRAVRGNLAELPLPDASVDVVVNFQVIEHLWDQSQFVDECARVLRPGGLLLMSTPNRITFSPGRDTPLNPFHTRELNAAELTELLVAGGFRMESMLGVFHGPALRELDARHGGSIIDAQIARALADAPWSDELLADVAAVSTAHFDLLDTGACDIDTSLDLVAIAVRP